In the genome of Acanthopagrus latus isolate v.2019 chromosome 4, fAcaLat1.1, whole genome shotgun sequence, the window TCCTGTCAATGAATGTAAAACAAGAGagttattttagatttttatttcatcagaaaacatgtcaacaatTTCGAATGCATCACATAATTATTCAAACCATTGATAAATTACACTTTTAATGTTGTCGTGtcacatcaacaacacaaaacaatcacagcCGTCGTGCCATTCTTCCTGTATGCATTGTGCTGTATgggaacaaaaatgttttccctgCCATACCTCTGAATTAGTAAAATCCAAGTCCATCTAAATAAGGAACTGCATTACATAAAGCAGCCGTATATCCAGCAAGTGAGATACCCGGGCCTCCGTCAGGCATTTACATACtgactgtttttctgtgcattAGATTCTGCATAGCAGAAACACTGGACCAGCAAATGTGACAACCACAGTCAGGATGCAAAATGAAattcaggaaacaaaaaaaaaaccaattgGACTGAACACTGAATTTGTTTGGGCCCTTGTTTGCGCTTCTGGAGTTTTATAGATCTCAAATAAGAAACAGTTGTGAACACAGGACTTTGCTGAATCTAGACAGCATgctaaaaataacaaatcaccCCACTAGTGGACTTTCATGCCCGCCATCATGGCCAAACAGAGCACTTTAAGCAACTGCAGCACTAATCCAATCCCACCTCCAATTGGGATTGTTGGACTGAATGGGATCTGTGGCCACAAAGACTGGGAATCCAGCAGCAATAGGCCGGATCAACGGGGGATCAATCGGGATCAGTAAGGAGGCAGCGCCTGTGGAAGTGAATCTGCAGACGGCAGAGTGGTGCGATAACAGCCTGCAAACAGTGACAAACTCACTGGCATACACACTCACCAGTTACACATAATAGCACCTCTAAGTTTTCCCTGGACATCAATAGACCATATTCGCACAGTGGCCATGTCGTACTTCTGCGTTTCAGGTTTCATGTCCTATAAATGCAGGGAATCTGATGAATTGTTATAATGTCACCACTTCTGGATTGATCACCAAGTGAAAACAGATCAGGAGGgatgctgagctgcatgtcaaggTCGAACGATATGTTTGTTAACCACTTAGCCAACATTGTACAACAGCTGCTCtaagcattcaaccacttcctagctcACGTTACTTTTCGAAACAAGTTACATGATACATTAGGAAAGGATTGAGGACGTAGTTGTTAGCTAATGGGTATCACATATTCACTATCCAGGaagtgaaatgataacaatttgtctGATTCCCTATTTATACGAACACAGTAGCGTAACATTCTGGCAGCGTTTGAGCTTCCTGCCCTGAgcgtgacatcagaggaaaatgtccgtcgtgtgaatatggtctatggAGGCACAAATGAACATCCAACTTTCTACTATCCATTACGTTGAGATAATGTCACCAGCACGTAGTAGTCAAATAAGTAAACTGCTAAGTGTTAATATCATAGTAtccctttcattttttcctAAATAATCCAAAAACTGATTCCACCCTCTACCCTCAAAGCTTCTGACCAGTAGAAGGAAAACATCTCAATGTGCGGGCAGTGATGAGAATTACTCCTTGAATTTTCTCCTTCTGTAAAAAGCAAATCAGAGATGCCGCACGCTACCATGAGGCTACAAAGTACACTCAAACAAATGCATTCACTGTTGTCTAAGAAGAGCCGCTGCTGTCGTCTGTGACTTCAGGGTCTCCTGAGGTCACATTAATTGGACGAACGCACTTTCCTGCCTTTGAGCGGTTGGGGAGGCCTGAAGTTGTTTTCCATGCGCATCCTCtgatcctcttcctctccagtgAACAGAAGCATTCTAAACTTGCccagctgcaaaacaaagaaagacaacaatTTATAGTCATATTTATGCACTGAAAtttaactgtattttgtttttaactttgcactatatgcacagaaaaaaaaagatgagactGGTGATATTTTGGATGTTATTGTCAACAaacaccaaaaccaacaatgcaTCAGTCCTTTTTGTGTTATAACGAAACATATTCCAGTGCCACTGCGTGACTCACTGATATGTTTTTAGACAGCAATGGGGCTTTATAGCAAACCAGGCTGCATCACAGAAGCATTGATTCATTGtggttatatttttattaattagCTGACGagaaaaaatattgaatataaCCACGCCACTTAAAAGCTGCTCAAACATCCCACCCTCTCTTTGGCGTTTCCCCTTTAGCTTCATGTTCACAATTATGAgggggaaatgaaaaacaaaataaaaccctgtTATATAAAGGGCTTTTCCCTgctggggctccatgcaagcATTTTTCAATTAAAGCCCTGAACCCATCtagtcatccatccatcaaggATAATCAGCTGGCACGGCTCAAAAGCTCAAGGCCTGGAGTCATAGGTTGAGGGGGCCAGTCGCCTAACTAACTCCTCACCCCCAGCTACGCTACACTCATGGGTTTATAGACAGATTGGTCGCGACTACCCCTGAAGGGCGCAACCACTATAACTCCCGATTCCTCATGCGCAGTCCTGGAGATAAAAACAGGGATCGAGTCTAAAGAAGATCAACAAAGTGTAAGAGTGTAATCCAGAGGCTGGCAGCAGTCGCCACAGGGCCAGCTCACAGGGGGGCCTGGAAGGCATGTGCTGCAGAGACATCCAGCTAGTCAGCTTAACTTGTCAGCAACCTGGGGTTGTCAGACCCAAACTCTCTGATTGCATTCGCTACTAAGAGGGGTGGATAAAAACGTCAGCTCCAAACACTGTATCCCTAATGAGTGATGTCTGTGCTCATCCTGGCCTCCAAATTTAGCATCATACTGAGGCGAAGCTGTATGTTTCTGCACATGCTACGGCACAGAGGCAAACCCAACAACACCCACGCCCCCACATCCACCAACGCTTGGCACACTGATCCAGTGATGCTGATCTCTGGTTCGACAACAAAGGGGACTGTGGGTCTTTTGGAGCCCCGTGGAGAATGGCAGCCGGGAAGCATGACTGTCACAGTGCACATTTTGAGAAAAGATCACACTGGAGATGAGAGACATGTGGGTGCAACAGATGCATGAAATCAATCACAGTTAGACATGTGCTTTCATTCCAGATGTGAAACTCGGACACAACTACAAAATCAAAAAAGGTGTTTCTCTCAGCTACCATTCACATTATCATGAATCAAAAGCCTTGCCTTCTCGTGTCTGATGCAGGACGGACATCAGCATAACATCACTAGATTTCATACATGTTTATGAACATGTTTGCTACAAACACACCTGTTTTTCCGAAACTGTGATTGGCTCCTTCAGGACGATCCAGGTGACGCTCTCATGGAGAGGGGGTGTGGTCAGTGATCCCGGGTAGGTCCAGTAGTGGAGGCTGCTGGGTAGGAGGCACTTGGGGTTGAAACGTTTGAAATCCGTGACACTAGACTGTAACAGAAATACAAAGACAATGACACTTATGACTGTAATAATACTCAGAGCAGGTCAAAAACCAGACAAACATTACAgattacattaaaatacagtGATGATCACCGCACATACCTTAAACTTCACCATGTACAGAGCGTCTGTTATCATGTGGAGCCATCTGTGGTCGTCACCTGTCTTCAGTGACAGACAAGATTGTTTTCTACTATTATTTGTGACAACtcaaaacctttaaaacagtTTATACACATGTACATACTTGGTGTATTCTACAAAATATCACAactcttctgttttcattgaaGCCGACacaatatacaaatatttacacaGGTTACAGCACCACAACACTGTTGAAGGGAGCAATTGCTACAGTATTTactataaataaagttatttaatGACAGCATGTCACATTTCTATTCACAACCCTTGCACAGATTGAAGCATTGTGTTCTCAGCTACACACAACTCATGTCACATACATGTGACAGTTTTGCAGCTAATAATTTTTCCCCACTAGCTCCTCTTGCTACTTTTTGAAATCATTCCCacgtctcatttttttttctatgagtGAAATTGTGAAGAAAGAAATGGTGTTTTAGTCTGACTACCCTGCTATGCATAAATGaccacatgtgcacacaaataataaatagatgctgcaaagaaaaatgtagtgaagacgaaataaatgtttgaatgaGTGCAAAAGTTTGGGCTGGACTACAACACAATAATTATGCTTTAGTTTCTTTTGGGGTTTACCATGACTTAACGCAAACTTAAACAAATCTGCAAAACGGTTACGGtaatacaaaagaaaatagGACTGCACTTAAGAAACACCTTACATCTAAAAAGATTCCGAGGACAGCGAGGCCGTCTGGACATGACGCCGCCTCCCCAAACGACTTGTACTTGACAGCATTCCAGTGGACTAGATGGAGCTAcaggaggaaagacagacagacggggaaTAAATTGCACAGAGCTCGGTTTGGATTTTATGTAATAGAAAAATGTGTTACATACCCCACTAGTGTTGTTACAAGGCTGAAATATCAAACTTATAGCTCGAAAACAATTATTCAAATTCAGTGGGAGGAAATTCACACGACACTGAGGGCATACAATTCAAGATTTTGTATCGTGAAACAAAGGCCTGCTGAGTctgggcagagtcagctaacaAGAGCACCACCTgtatggctaactgagctaactagctaacagcagctacagttagaatcagttagtggttactggtgatatcctcctcctctttgtttggagtatgaatttgacaggtggtcaTTTTTTACATGTTGGACCTTTAGGAAACACAGCATTGACGGTGATTTAGTTCTGGAGGAGGTGAGgctttgtgcatttgttttttttttccatatttttgaCACACCATCACCAGAAATTGGTTATTCTaagtttttttgttaattagACACTGATACACTGAAGCATTCAGATCCCAGGCACTGACCTCTGATGCATAGCTTTGTCCttcaactgtgtgctcagagccGTGGCAGCCCTTTCCACCCCAGTGGAAGTGGAACTGTTTCAGTCTGTAGGGGTTGTCAAGAGGGCCTCCCTGGATCACTGCagaagatgagaggagatgttaaagaaaaaaaataataataatcacattcacacacaggcagatacCCACTCGCTTACTCTCTGTGGGTGTCAGACAAACTGCTTCCCAGAACAACAGAGCATCAGAGCACAGCGTCCTGTGTGTAGCATCATCCAAACAGCTCGGTAACACTGCAggcagcgcgcacacacacacacacacacacacacacacacacacacacatacacacacacacacacagacacagacacacacagagatgagtCAAGCTGCTAACACCCAGCAGACTTTATTAAATTTCTCACTCAAAGCTGAGACATGAGCACAACCAGGCAGACAGCCTCTTGCACCAACAAATCATCTATCATTAGAGCTCTGTGGCACAAGCTTTAGTTTGAGACACAAACAGCCTATCTTTTGCTAAATAAAGCAATGTTAAAGCTGCGTTCAGGGTGGTTCAGATTCCCATTCAGGTCCATTGGCAAACAAGATATTCATTTCACTTGAATGTATTTCATAATGGACAGTCAGACCCATTACCAAGACACTACAGACGGTTTTCAGAGCCTATGGCCTCCACCGCTGGGTATGGACAGCAGTTTAATCTGATGGTTATTCATTGTGATGCTGCTGACATCCTTCTGACAAACGGGCCACTCCAGTTCAGGTCAGATTAGCTCGGCACGAATGGCAAAAGAGCAAAACACTCATCTCCTCCATTTTACATAGATGCATGAGAACCACAGGGACAATGTGATTTGTTAAAGGAAAAATCTATTAGCTATtaacatgaaaaggaaaataatcatttctGGATAATTAACTAGTCTAGAAAACAGTCAATCAATATCAGCGTACGGAGGAATACAACTGCCATTTAGAAACAGTTTAAAAAgtgcactatgttgttttggggagGAATGTTTAATCAGAAACCGAAACGT includes:
- the ca7 gene encoding carbonic anhydrase 7 yields the protein MTGNHWGYGKDDGPSIWHKNFPVAEGTRQSPIDIDPRQASHDPNLGPIVLNYDHCTSINISNNGHSVVVEFDDSDDRSVIQGGPLDNPYRLKQFHFHWGGKGCHGSEHTVEGQSYASELHLVHWNAVKYKSFGEAASCPDGLAVLGIFLDTGDDHRWLHMITDALYMVKFKSSVTDFKRFNPKCLLPSSLHYWTYPGSLTTPPLHESVTWIVLKEPITVSEKQLGKFRMLLFTGEEEDQRMRMENNFRPPQPLKGRKVRSSN